One genomic segment of Bdellovibrionales bacterium includes these proteins:
- a CDS encoding tetratricopeptide repeat protein — MRFRKSKLSILAAVSIHLAPVFLFSCAPGQATVERRAQLHLQIGTALLGKGNYPGALQELLIAEQLDPENPAIQNNLGLAFFVRQKYPEAEQHIQMALVKAPHYTDARNNLGRLYIEMGNYNQAIVVLKRANEDLTYPFPDKTLTNLGIAHFNKGEFAVARDYLKKSLGIKRENCLTFNYYGRALFELSDFQLAAESFDQAIALCKSSKFDEPHYFSALSYYKTGDKSRAVARLEELIALFPEGKYSGQSKNMLKMIR, encoded by the coding sequence ATGAGGTTTCGTAAATCGAAATTATCGATTCTAGCAGCTGTTTCTATACACCTTGCTCCTGTTTTTCTTTTCTCGTGTGCTCCGGGACAGGCAACGGTCGAGCGTCGAGCTCAACTGCATTTGCAGATCGGAACGGCCTTACTTGGAAAGGGCAATTACCCGGGAGCTCTTCAGGAATTACTGATAGCTGAGCAATTAGACCCTGAAAATCCAGCAATTCAAAACAATCTCGGCCTTGCCTTTTTTGTTCGGCAGAAGTACCCCGAAGCTGAACAACACATTCAAATGGCCTTGGTTAAGGCTCCTCATTACACGGATGCAAGAAATAATCTGGGGAGACTTTATATCGAAATGGGGAACTATAATCAGGCCATAGTCGTTTTAAAACGAGCAAATGAGGACCTTACGTATCCATTTCCAGATAAAACGCTGACGAATTTGGGAATTGCTCACTTTAATAAGGGTGAGTTCGCTGTCGCCAGGGATTATCTAAAGAAATCGCTTGGGATAAAAAGGGAGAATTGCCTCACCTTCAACTATTACGGACGTGCTCTTTTCGAGTTGAGCGACTTTCAGTTAGCTGCGGAGTCGTTTGACCAAGCGATTGCTTTATGCAAGTCTTCAAAATTCGATGAGCCTCATTATTTTAGCGCACTTAGTTATTATAAAACTGGGGACAAGTCTCGTGCTGTTGCTCGACTTGAGGAGTTGATCGCTCTTTTTCCCGAGGGGAAGTACAGTGGTCAGTCTAAGAATATGCTGAAAATGATCAGGTAG
- a CDS encoding helix-turn-helix domain-containing protein yields the protein MKNTGKVLQENREKQGMTISEVALATKINPRVLQAMEAGNMDKLPAISFLRGFVRSYAGHLKMDGDQLLALFNEELNVQPQAIEELGVANKEPEKKESSSIPWYHNLPILKDTSLTSKSLVAGSIILLIGLIVGVKGIVEKYEKEGHVSNAPEDIVGLKHEGETNIDEGDQLRTAKSVGSAVQSETSKSDLSRSTANETKKSPVLALPSNQNPEPSKQINGTGGPKLPVEPVVNKPIADIKVTPSVSPSATPAKLSDQPVNKTLEGVSPKEVLNTVKNPTEEGAAPVGIKGGTQEIIIEALDKVEVTFRIDGGDLKKLALQPEQVHTIKGKSSVSIDLMDGGAVNIIHNGIDKGVPGDLGKSKKLKYP from the coding sequence ATGAAAAATACGGGCAAGGTACTACAAGAGAATCGCGAAAAACAGGGTATGACAATCAGTGAGGTTGCATTAGCAACTAAAATCAATCCACGTGTTTTGCAGGCCATGGAAGCTGGCAACATGGATAAGCTTCCAGCCATTTCTTTTTTGCGCGGTTTTGTTCGGTCCTACGCTGGTCACCTTAAGATGGATGGTGACCAATTACTGGCTCTCTTTAATGAAGAGTTAAACGTACAGCCTCAAGCGATAGAAGAGCTTGGAGTGGCAAACAAGGAGCCAGAGAAGAAAGAAAGCTCATCAATACCCTGGTATCACAATTTGCCGATTCTTAAGGATACTTCATTGACCTCAAAATCTTTGGTGGCAGGTAGTATTATACTTCTCATAGGATTGATTGTCGGAGTGAAGGGGATTGTTGAAAAATATGAAAAGGAGGGCCACGTTTCCAATGCCCCCGAAGATATTGTGGGATTGAAACATGAGGGTGAAACTAATATTGACGAAGGCGATCAGCTGAGAACGGCGAAATCAGTGGGATCTGCGGTTCAGTCTGAAACATCAAAATCTGATTTGTCGCGGTCGACAGCAAACGAGACGAAGAAGTCCCCAGTCCTAGCTTTGCCGTCCAATCAAAATCCAGAACCGAGTAAACAAATCAATGGGACAGGAGGACCAAAACTGCCTGTTGAACCGGTGGTGAATAAGCCAATTGCCGATATCAAGGTAACGCCGTCGGTTTCACCATCTGCAACCCCAGCGAAACTCTCAGATCAGCCAGTGAACAAAACATTGGAGGGAGTATCGCCGAAAGAAGTATTGAATACAGTTAAAAACCCGACTGAGGAAGGTGCAGCACCAGTCGGAATAAAAGGTGGAACTCAGGAGATTATTATAGAAGCCTTGGACAAAGTTGAAGTGACTTTTCGCATTGATGGCGGGGATCTGAAAAAGCTTGCGTTGCAGCCAGAGCAGGTCCATACGATTAAGGGTAAATCTTCAGTTAGCATTGATCTTATGGATGGGGGCGCAGTGAATATCATTCACAATGGCATTGACAAGGGAGTTCCAGGGGATCTTGGGAAATCTAAGAAACTAAAATATCCATAA